From a region of the Geothrix sp. 21YS21S-2 genome:
- a CDS encoding Ig-like domain repeat protein: MPNLARIASASPGRPPFRWLLLLCLTLAGASPVLAGPAPTLKFKGMAQATPTGSLTLNGPAGLAVAPNGTTFIADTANGRIIKVDPTGAASVLGVSGLGTALAGPTALALDVPGNLYIADTGNARVVKVATNGTATVVGTGSVTLASPQGVAVDASGNLFIADAGANAIVEVTTGGSAAGLAINVSPGAPNLASPKGLAFDAAGKLHIADAGNNRIVAVAAGSTTGGVVAPTWAGSPASFSGPSAVAFDRVGNLFVADTGNNRIVVMDTALNAQNLNTGNWGLPSAAPAGVAVDIFGTVHIADTGNSQVVEATLPLTANSADSTYSSSFNRTAVNFGHATLGAAAPVTLTLPVQTMASPAYGSLKVLTAGVQNLDFTLGAGTTIAAGVPGSAVIEVKFLPTASGQRTGAVVLYDDATPANIIMTIPLVGFADAPVAAVSPNVGTVVATGGLPMANPYQVALDGAGNLYCGVYSSSVVRIPAGGGSAAAVPLGTPGGLANLNITGVALDGAGNLFVGDHQRSRILVVTPDGVVSVLAISGLPTALGFPTALAFDGAGNLLIADFTNGRILRVSSLKVTGSTASGLGAVLGTGAFTFAGSTVTGMTVDPFGSCYIAARTQNSSSIVKVTAAGAASALALPGITISNPQGVSSDAFGNIYVVDTGNSRIVKVTTAGLASAVALSGLPAPATLGSLLFGVTADPAGNLYIPDWTNGRIVYANVSGGALSFAATKQGFTSTDSPKTATVANLGNQDLAFSADPTFTGDFSGNPAGTNPVTSATVLAPGTSANVSVMFTPQSVGSLSAAITLTDNSLNVAGTTQAFAATGTGTNPGDTTSTTVTLAPSSLTNGQAVTLTATLADTTAGHTATLPTGTVTFTDTVGGTTTSLNNGASVTVSAGKAVLSGVVLTGIGSHTITASYAGVTGAFLASSGTSTVALAKAPVALLGPATTPTATLFDTAALTATATGPYTTIARPTGTLAWSILNASSTSVASGTAALTAGSTSSSAAWSVSAATLGVGTYTVSFTYGGDANYLPVATAATYPLVIAKAAPAVALASSATPSLGLAPVTFTATATGTGGTPTGSVGFYDGATLLGTATLASGTASYTTSALAPGTHAVTAVYAGDGNFAAITSAALSQVVQQLASTVTLTRSSTTGSDPFGVSVTFTAAVANAGGITPTGTVTFLDGTTALATVALSGGTASYATSALALGTHSITASYAGDGANTAGVSSAVTETTTTPSVVIPTPPAPVTVADGGTATTQLTLASMGALGAPVTLAVTGLPAGAACTFDHPSFAVTGTPVVVTATFTTTPRLQIIGSVRDHLPLGGVGAGALLLGGLFAVPSRRRKRAGLVLSTLALLLVGGLTACGGGTSSAKGITTGTSGTPAGSYAVTITASSQGAVQATSTFTLTVN, translated from the coding sequence ATGCCCAACCTCGCCAGAATCGCCTCCGCCTCCCCGGGCCGGCCTCCCTTCCGGTGGCTGCTCCTCCTCTGCCTGACCCTGGCGGGCGCCTCGCCCGTTCTGGCGGGGCCGGCCCCCACCTTGAAGTTCAAGGGGATGGCCCAGGCGACCCCCACCGGTTCCCTCACCCTCAACGGCCCGGCGGGCCTGGCCGTGGCGCCCAACGGCACGACCTTCATCGCCGACACCGCCAACGGGCGGATCATCAAGGTCGATCCCACGGGGGCCGCCTCCGTCCTGGGCGTCAGCGGCCTGGGCACCGCCCTGGCAGGTCCCACCGCCCTGGCCCTGGACGTCCCGGGCAACCTCTACATCGCCGACACCGGCAACGCACGGGTGGTGAAGGTCGCCACGAACGGGACCGCCACCGTCGTCGGCACGGGGTCCGTGACCCTCGCTTCGCCCCAGGGCGTGGCGGTGGACGCCTCCGGCAACCTCTTCATCGCCGACGCGGGCGCCAACGCCATCGTCGAAGTGACCACGGGCGGATCGGCCGCCGGCCTCGCCATCAACGTCTCTCCAGGGGCGCCGAACCTGGCTTCGCCCAAGGGCCTCGCCTTCGACGCCGCCGGGAAGCTCCACATCGCCGACGCGGGCAACAACCGCATCGTCGCCGTGGCCGCCGGCTCCACCACGGGTGGGGTGGTCGCCCCGACCTGGGCCGGGAGTCCCGCCTCCTTCTCCGGCCCCAGCGCCGTCGCCTTCGACCGGGTGGGCAACCTGTTCGTCGCCGACACGGGCAACAACCGGATCGTCGTGATGGATACCGCCCTCAACGCGCAGAACCTGAACACCGGCAACTGGGGCCTGCCCTCGGCCGCGCCCGCCGGCGTGGCGGTGGACATCTTCGGAACCGTCCACATCGCCGACACCGGGAACAGCCAGGTGGTGGAGGCGACGCTGCCCCTGACCGCCAATTCCGCCGACTCCACCTACAGCAGCTCCTTCAACCGCACCGCCGTCAATTTCGGCCACGCGACCCTGGGCGCCGCTGCGCCGGTCACCCTGACCCTCCCGGTCCAGACCATGGCCAGCCCCGCTTACGGATCACTCAAGGTCCTCACCGCCGGCGTCCAGAACCTCGACTTCACGCTCGGCGCCGGCACCACCATCGCCGCCGGCGTCCCCGGGTCCGCGGTCATCGAGGTCAAGTTCCTCCCCACGGCCTCCGGCCAGCGCACCGGCGCCGTCGTGCTCTACGACGACGCGACCCCCGCCAACATCATCATGACCATCCCCCTCGTGGGCTTCGCCGACGCCCCTGTGGCCGCCGTGTCCCCCAACGTGGGCACGGTCGTCGCCACCGGCGGCCTGCCCATGGCCAACCCCTACCAGGTGGCCCTGGACGGCGCGGGCAACCTCTACTGCGGCGTCTACAGCAGCAGCGTCGTCCGCATCCCCGCGGGCGGCGGCAGCGCCGCGGCGGTGCCCCTGGGCACCCCCGGCGGCCTCGCCAACCTGAACATCACCGGCGTGGCCCTGGACGGGGCCGGCAACCTCTTCGTCGGCGACCACCAGCGCAGCCGCATCCTCGTGGTCACGCCCGACGGCGTGGTCTCGGTGCTGGCCATCAGCGGCCTTCCCACCGCCCTGGGCTTCCCCACCGCCCTCGCCTTCGACGGCGCCGGCAACCTCCTGATCGCGGACTTCACCAACGGGCGGATCCTCCGGGTGTCCAGCCTGAAGGTCACCGGCAGCACCGCCTCGGGCCTGGGCGCGGTGCTCGGCACCGGCGCCTTCACGTTCGCCGGCAGCACCGTCACCGGCATGACCGTGGACCCGTTCGGATCCTGCTACATCGCCGCCCGCACCCAGAACAGCAGCTCCATCGTCAAGGTCACGGCCGCGGGGGCCGCGTCCGCGCTGGCCCTGCCCGGCATCACCATCAGCAATCCCCAGGGCGTGTCCTCCGACGCCTTCGGCAACATCTACGTGGTGGACACAGGCAACAGCCGGATCGTCAAGGTCACCACCGCCGGCCTCGCTTCGGCCGTGGCCCTCTCCGGCCTGCCCGCGCCGGCGACCCTGGGCTCCCTGCTCTTCGGCGTCACCGCGGATCCCGCCGGCAACCTCTACATCCCCGACTGGACCAACGGCCGCATCGTCTACGCCAACGTCTCCGGCGGGGCGCTGTCCTTCGCCGCGACCAAGCAGGGCTTCACCTCCACCGACAGCCCGAAGACGGCCACGGTGGCGAACCTGGGCAACCAGGACCTGGCCTTCAGCGCCGACCCCACCTTCACGGGCGACTTCAGCGGCAACCCCGCCGGCACGAACCCCGTCACCTCCGCCACGGTCCTGGCTCCGGGCACCAGCGCCAACGTCTCGGTGATGTTCACGCCCCAGTCCGTGGGCAGCCTCAGCGCCGCCATCACCCTCACCGACAACTCCCTCAACGTGGCAGGCACCACCCAGGCGTTCGCCGCCACCGGCACCGGCACCAACCCGGGCGACACCACCAGCACCACCGTCACCCTCGCGCCCTCCTCCCTCACCAACGGCCAGGCCGTGACCCTCACCGCCACCCTGGCCGACACCACCGCCGGCCACACCGCCACCCTTCCCACCGGCACGGTGACCTTCACGGACACCGTGGGCGGCACCACCACCAGCCTCAACAACGGCGCCTCCGTCACCGTCAGCGCCGGCAAGGCCGTCCTCTCCGGCGTCGTCCTCACGGGGATCGGTTCGCACACCATCACCGCCTCCTACGCCGGCGTCACGGGCGCCTTCCTCGCCAGCTCGGGCACCTCGACCGTGGCCCTGGCCAAGGCCCCCGTGGCCCTGCTCGGACCCGCGACCACCCCCACCGCCACGCTGTTCGACACCGCCGCCCTCACCGCGACGGCCACCGGCCCCTACACGACCATCGCCCGTCCCACGGGCACCCTCGCCTGGTCCATCCTGAACGCCTCCAGCACCAGCGTGGCCTCCGGGACCGCGGCCCTGACGGCCGGCTCCACCTCGAGCTCCGCCGCCTGGAGCGTCTCCGCCGCGACCCTGGGCGTGGGCACCTACACCGTCAGCTTCACCTACGGCGGCGACGCCAACTACCTGCCCGTCGCCACCGCCGCCACCTACCCGCTGGTGATCGCCAAGGCGGCCCCCGCGGTGGCCCTGGCCTCCTCCGCCACTCCCTCCCTCGGCCTGGCGCCGGTCACCTTCACGGCCACCGCCACCGGCACGGGCGGCACGCCCACCGGCAGCGTCGGCTTCTATGACGGCGCGACCCTCCTGGGCACGGCCACCCTCGCTTCCGGCACCGCCTCCTACACCACCTCGGCCCTGGCGCCCGGCACCCATGCCGTCACCGCCGTCTACGCCGGCGACGGGAACTTCGCCGCCATCACCAGCGCCGCCCTGTCCCAGGTGGTCCAGCAGCTCGCCTCCACCGTGACCCTGACCCGCTCCAGCACCACGGGCTCGGATCCCTTCGGCGTCTCCGTGACCTTCACCGCCGCCGTCGCCAACGCCGGCGGCATCACCCCCACCGGCACGGTCACGTTCCTGGACGGCACCACGGCCCTGGCCACGGTGGCCCTCTCGGGCGGGACGGCCTCCTACGCCACGTCCGCCCTGGCCCTGGGCACCCACAGCATCACGGCCTCCTACGCCGGCGACGGCGCGAACACGGCCGGCGTCTCCTCCGCGGTGACCGAAACCACCACCACCCCCTCGGTCGTCATCCCCACGCCGCCGGCGCCCGTCACCGTCGCCGACGGCGGCACCGCCACCACCCAGCTCACCCTGGCCAGCATGGGCGCACTCGGCGCGCCGGTCACCCTG